The DNA segment ctggagctgtgtgggtagttgaactggggcagccaggaggggttgagctggagttgtgcatgggggtggtgagccagagccgggcatgggggtgggggggttgagctggagccacatgcgggtggtgagccggcaggggggttgaactggggctggagaGTTTGAGCTGAAGTTGTGCCTGAAGGGTGGTGAACTACaaccagaggtgggggtggggggtgagcaggagctatgcgcaggtggtgagcagagctgggggagttTAGGGGGGGATTGAGTCAGGGTGGTGTTGAACTGGGACATGAGGATGGAACTGGGGCCGCACATGAGGAGTAGGAAccagggctgtctggggggagtggggctcaACCGTAGCTACTCGTGGGTGGTGGGGGTTAAGCCAGAGCCAGAcacaggtggtgagccagcagtggggttgaaccagggccagggaggttgagccggactcatgcatgggggtggtgagctagagccagacgtggggttggggggcaagCAGGAGCTatgcgcaggtggtgagcagagctgggggggtgggcccTGAGCCAGCGCCATGTGGAGCCGGAGGGGGagagtgggggttgagccaggaccaGGGGGTAGTGAGTGAAGTACAACTGGAAACTACACATTTCCAGGGTGTACTGTAGGGATCTGGGGTCAGCTGCATATGAGCGGGGTCGCGTACTCTGGGTTCGCATATTCTGAGACCTGACTGTAGTGCTTTTTCTTACAACAGGAAAATGTGTGCATACTTGTAAATAGGTATGTCCTGAATGTGTACCTGTATGTAACTGACCAAAATCCAGATTTGTCGTGGTTATCTAAACCATCTTTGAGTAACTGACAGTGACGTTGCACATATGTAACAAATTTGTAAAAGTTTCTGTCTGTATTGTTTGCAGCAATGGAAGGCATCCATAACGAAGCGGATAACGACTCTTCATCATTCCACACAGATGAGCTATCCAGCCCACATTTCAGTGATCCTGAGACTATTCAAGATACTGCTTTTGATGTTCCAGTAACAATCATAGATGAAATTCTGGACATGAACACAGTAGGTCCAACTGAAGAGGAAGAGAATGTGTTAACTTCATCATCTGCTTTAGGGATTATCTCAGCTGATTCCATTAATTCAGGAAACTTTACAAATAATAATAGTGCAGGGTCTTTTCATAAGAAACAGGTAGATGGTGGATCTCTAAGTATGGACTTAATTCACCATCAATCTTCTGAAGATGAATTTAATCCCCTGCATGTAGAACAGAGGCGAGAGATGTATGAATCTCTTACATCCGCATTTGAAAAGAGAAATGAAAGCAACCTGGGACTGGAAAGCACCTATAAGAATGGTGTCCATTCTGAGGAATGCAAACCCATGCTGATTTCTTCTCATCTCAAGCCTGAGACTCAAATCCAGACAACAAGAGAGACAACAAATCCATCCAATGAACAAAATAGTCAGGACAGATTCttgaataaaatgaaaacagaattggACTTCAAGCCTGCATCACTCAAGACCAGTGAGGAAAAAGATGATATCCTGTCCCCACCCATGTGGGGTCATCGTGTCTCTACTTCCATAACAAATTATGAACCTAAAGTGGGTCTGACCACTTTTAAAGTTGTCCCTCCCAAACCTGAAAAAACATATTTTGATAGAGGTAATTCCTTCTCCACTGGTGCCATTAAGATAGATGACTTAGGGAACCTGATGACTCCAAATGCTGATAAGAAGAACACATCAGAGTTTTCCTCCAATGAAAATGAGGAACCTCATATTGGAAGAGTAAAGGCATTCTGGAGGGCAAACTCGATGGGAAACCAATCTGATAAGTCAATAGAGATTAATTCCAATAAGTCAATAGCCATTGTGAGCTCTAAACCCTTTAATTTAAAACCTGAAAGCACACCTTTCTCTGTAACAGATTCAAAACCAATACCATCACAAACAGATACAGTACATGAGTCTGAAAAAATCAAGCCATCTGTTCTAGCTACACAATCTCAGGTACAAACATCAGCTTCCCCAACAGTTAACAAGGGCAAGACAGAATTCCCATTTCGAAAGCCTTATAAAAGAACTTCAAGCCATTATGTTGCCTCTGCCATTGCAAAACGCCTTGATCCACTTATGTGTAAGACTGATTTGCTAGAGAAGCATGATAAAAGGGTGACCAATCATGTAGAAAATTGTATAAAAACTGAAGAACCTCTCCCCAGAGGATGTATTACTATAGCCAAAACCAACCCTAGGACAATGAAACCTGCAGAAATGAAAGACACCCTTTCAGATGTTTTTACTTGCAGTCACAAAGCAGCAAATAGCAGGCTGACTCTTGGGGATAATTCTCCTGTGGAAAACAAAGCAGTGAACATCAGGTCACTGAATCACACAACCCCCATAGGTTTCTATAAACAAAGTACCAGTATACCACTTACTAAATCCTCTTCAAAGGATAACAATGCTGCAGAAGGTGATCACAGTTTAACCTGCAAAGAAAACATAGTTAATAAAAACACACAGCCTTTGTCTGATCCGAAATGTGAGAAAATGGGCCATACTAATTCTTCGTCAGTCACATCACCTGATCTCCCAACATCTACAACCTCTTCCAGCTCATTGTTGAAGCCCACTAACTGGCATCCTGCTAATACTCCAACTAAGTCTTTAAAAGCATTGTCAGAATACAATATTACACCTGTAAATAACCACATCAATTCTCAAAGGGAAGAGAAGCCCGATGTTCCCCTAATAAGCAGTGTAAATAAATCTGATGACACTGTACAAACTCATACCTTTGGGCCTAAGAAGAAGTTCAAGCCTGTTGTCCAGAAACCAGCTCCAAAAGATACATCTCTgcacagcactttaatggaaGCCATTCAGACCGCAGGGGGAAAGGAAAAACTCCGGAAGGTAAAGTGGAAACTTTATTTAGAACTATTGAAACTTGAGAGAGCCTGTATTCCCAGAGTAGGTGCCAGCCGATTCTAAAACTGATACTCTTGCAGATGAGCTCTAGtacacaaaatatatttaaaaactgtAATATCAAAATTCCGAAGCAGGCCACTGACTGTTCTCACAAACGGCATATAGTTTACAATGGCATTGATGCTTGCACTAATTAGAATAACCAAAGGTATACTGATGTAAGGTAGAAAGAGAGAAGCAATTATGGTAAGCCCAACTTATATTTCTGAAAACATCAGAATGTGCAGTATATAGGAAACATTTAGCTACATGCAAGTGAAAGATATACAAGTACTTTATATCATCAAGATTTATTATTAACTGCTGGTACTATGCATGGAGTTCTGCGCAAGACACAGAAGGCTTAATTCTGCATCCCTGAACAAAAGTGAACTCCGTAAGATAACTTGCATGAGGAAGTAATATATAGTATGAATTAGGGCTGCAGAATCAAACTCAAAGGCAGCCAGAGTGCCTAGCCCCCAGAGGTTAAAATACAGATATGTGTGCTACACCATTTCTATAAAGTGCTTTCAAACTATCTCTAACTTGATGGTGTCTGTTTTGTTCATACTCTAGACTTCAGACAGCCTGATAAATGGAAGTCAAAAGAACTCATATGCCGAGCCAGAGAATGAGCGTTCAGACCTCTTGGCAGCAATCAGAAGCCACAATGGCACTTCAGCACTAAAAAAGGTGAGCAATAGACACATGGGATTGGTGTTTTTCTTGTTGGTTGTGCCTACTGAATGTGTTGGGTGCACGGTGACCTAGAGTGAGGCAATGTAATTCGGCGTGCAACAAAAAGCAtttaggggaaaagaaaaaaaaatatgacaaCACAGGACACAGCTGTGATGTTTACCTGATGGACCAAATTCTACATTCTACTAGAGAACTTTGTTGATTTTGTTCGAGTTGTACCCTGGTAGCTGAGGATTTTTAATGTGGTGGATAACATTAAATCAAGATAAATCCAAATTAGTTGAATATGGGACTGGACACTCCAGGTTCAATTCAGCACTTTTATAGGCTTAAGAATTCGGCatatgctttcttttttttttttttttttttttggtaggcaTATGGAATTTGCACCCCACCTAACTTATGTAGCAGAATACCCCAGGCTGGCCATATGTGCATGCAGTGACTTgattcagggggctggactagatgacctcctgaggtcccttccagccctatgattgtgtgattctgtgatttgacATGCACACTGTAATTTATGGATATTAGTTAGATGTATGCAGTGTATGCATGCAATTGCAAGTGACTAACTGAAAATCTGGCAGGTTTTCGCAGAGCTGGATGACTCTGACACTTGGAAGAATTTATCTAACCGTAGCTCTTATTTTTAGTAGCCAGGATCTCAATTGTTCTAACGTGAAACTTCGCTCAGTTCACTGACCCAGCCAAGGGCAAGCAGGGTCCCATCCCCCTGATCAGTGACTCAAATCATCGCCAACTATCAACACCGCTCAATACCACTGGACATTTACCAACCAATTATCTCTATTCTCCCCTATGTTGCTCCATTATCCCTTCACCATGAATGCCTTGTTGCTGTTGGGGAAGATAGGCTACACAGCTTCCTGTGGGACTAACACCCTTCAACATAGCATGTTATTAGGCACAGTGaaagagcatctgaagaagtgcaaAGGCCACCTTTGTGCATGCTGTACTGTGTACTGCTTGGGCATAGCTGAGAATCCGTGTGAAGAACACTGAAAACATTGTTGTAGCATCACCAAGATTTTTTGAGTTGCTTTTCCCTGCTAAAAAGAAGGTCTTGGTGTTTTTTTAAGGACATGTTTTTAGGAACCATCCATTGCTTATTCACACAATGTGATCTGTGCTAGATAATGCCACGCATATGTGTTGCAGAGACCAGAGTACATGCATGCAGTACAAGTGCTCCTGAGTTCTCATTCTACTTTTGGCTCTGTCTTTGGTCATGGATAATTCACATGCTACTGTCTGCCTCAATTCCCcgctctgtgaaatggggatgatAATATTTACTTTGGATactgatgtttgttttgtggggCTAAATTCATTAATTACTGCCAAACATTTTGGGGATACATCAATTCTTGACATTTATGATATTATTGTTGCTATTAATAGGCATTAGGTGTATTGTTAAAGACAAAAGGCTGTTGAAAAATCACAAGCCAGCTCCCTACCAGGCTGTTTACTCTGGAGCAGTCTTCCAAACATAATTCATGCAGCAATTTTAGGTTAAGGAATTCCAAAGTAACTCTGCTGGAAAAGCAGTCACTTGATTTGCCCAATTTAGTTTCAAATAGCTCtttctgcttttatttctttttaatttgtatgGAAACTATAAGAACAATTTTAAAGTGAAGCTTGGTTTAAATGTGCAGATCTAaagtactctctctctctccctcatccaTTGTTACCACCCATCTGCAAAGACTACTATAAATAAATGAGATTCCCTGGGGCCTACAGCTCCCTTAATACAGTTTCTTGAGTCCAAAATCTTTATAGTTATTTCCAAATTCACACCAAGTCCAACTACCAGTCTTTTACCTTACGTGCCAAGAAGAGTTACAGGATACTAGAGTTCACACTAAGTAAAGATTGAATTTCTGAGACACAATCAGTGCCAAGTCCTTGGTCCTGGTAATCAGCCCAGTTGAGTGATGTGAGAGAGTAGTAACAGATGTTTAAACCAATGAGCAAACAAAAGTTCTACATGTTTTCTCTCAGTTGAGCAAACTAAAGCTGGGAGTAGTGAAATAAAAGTCCATCAAGTATCAAATAATTACAGTTTGATATTATGC comes from the Carettochelys insculpta isolate YL-2023 chromosome 2, ASM3395843v1, whole genome shotgun sequence genome and includes:
- the COBL gene encoding protein cordon-bleu isoform X4, which produces METLAQSGANKPPSGRKMKARAPPPPSQPPTASQIQSEQKSLSELGVIPDQSLVTMKENMINKTVTFTVFLPSGMEQKNSVPGSKAMMDLLVDLCSQYHLNPAHHTLELKSCGMQTLSYKPNTLVGALDVQRILLKEKVPEGKTKRPPPRIPEKSVRLVVNYLKTHKAVVRVSPEVPLHSIIPAICEKCEVSPEHVVLLRDSISGEELELTKSLDELGIKELYAWDRKRETSQNSSVSTEATEKEKRGFLGFFKVTKRSSKTEERLRMDGDCGDEDGFSSAAASEKSLDGFATAPNSPSSNSRSVPLGPSLSLGNISRVTTSQEIKKRRAPPPPVATPHLQIIETTEVAKTAMEIPHRASQNDLQKKKRRAPPPPTPPVPAIPNRTEEREDKRKSTMGNGRQVPQKPPRGNTRGPPQLVIPPPPPYPPPDTDSMDPTDYYSEAPDVTASTNPVPKQILQLTHNNIYVVDDVVLELSEVEETTSVSSCFASEDTTEDSGVVSSPSDIVSLDSQNDTIKLKDKSVSSQEDSTGVDVTYATDLCSVRNTSCDSHDSGNAHHSGRDEETTAAKNKNEELFIAARLQQTLAELDDNLEAMEGIHNEADNDSSSFHTDELSSPHFSDPETIQDTAFDVPVTIIDEILDMNTVGPTEEEENVLTSSSALGIISADSINSGNFTNNNSAGSFHKKQVDGGSLSMDLIHHQSSEDEFNPLHVEQRREMYESLTSAFEKRNESNLGLESTYKNGVHSEECKPMLISSHLKPETQIQTTRETTNPSNEQNSQDRFLNKMKTELDFKPASLKTSEEKDDILSPPMWGHRVSTSITNYEPKVGLTTFKVVPPKPEKTYFDRGNSFSTGAIKIDDLGNLMTPNADKKNTSEFSSNENEEPHIGRVKAFWRANSMGNQSDKSIEINSNKSIAIVSSKPFNLKPESTPFSVTDSKPIPSQTDTVHESEKIKPSVLATQSQVQTSASPTVNKGKTEFPFRKPYKRTSSHYVASAIAKRLDPLMCKTDLLEKHDKRVTNHVENCIKTEEPLPRGCITIAKTNPRTMKPAEMKDTLSDVFTCSHKAANSRLTLGDNSPVENKAVNIRSLNHTTPIGFYKQSTSIPLTKSSSKDNNAAEGDHSLTCKENIVNKNTQPLSDPKCEKMGHTNSSSVTSPDLPTSTTSSSSLLKPTNWHPANTPTKSLKALSEYNITPVNNHINSQREEKPDVPLISSVNKSDDTVQTHTFGPKKKFKPVVQKPAPKDTSLHSTLMEAIQTAGGKEKLRKTSDSLINGSQKNSYAEPENERSDLLAAIRSHNGTSALKKISSSASEELQSFRKVELSLQNKETSQREQLRIPPPPVLPPPPPPSNHKSVTAPLFPVTATSNTEEAREALLEAIRSGAGAARLKKVPLLV
- the COBL gene encoding protein cordon-bleu isoform X5, whose translation is METLAQSGANKPPSGRKMKARAPPPPSQPPTASQIQSEQKSLSELGVIPDQSLVTMKENMINKTVTFTVFLPSGMEQKNSVPGSKAMMDLLVDLCSQYHLNPAHHTLELKSCGMQTLSYKPNTLVGALDVQRILLKEKVPEGKTKRPPPRIPEKSVRLVVNYLKTHKAVVRVSPEVPLHSIIPAICEKCEVSPEHVVLLRDSISGEELELTKSLDELGIKELYAWDRKRETSQNSSVSTEATEKEKRGFLGFFKVTKRSSKGFATAPNSPSSNSRSVPLGPSLSLGNISRVTTSQEIKKRRAPPPPVATPHLQIIETTEVAKTAMEIPHRASQNDLQKKKRRAPPPPTPPVPAIPNRTEEREDKRKSTMGNGRQVPQKPPRGNTRGPPQLVIPPPPPYPPPDTDSMDPTDYYSEAPDVTASTNPVPKQILQLTHNNIYVVDDVVLELSEVEETTSVSSCFASEDTTEDSGVVSSPSDIVSLDSQNDTIKLKDKSVSSQEDSTGVDVTYATDLCSVRNTSCDSHDSGNAHHSGRDEETTAAKNKNEELFIAARLQQTLAELDDNLEAMEGIHNEADNDSSSFHTDELSSPHFSDPETIQDTAFDVPVTIIDEILDMNTVGPTEEEENVLTSSSALGIISADSINSGNFTNNNSAGSFHKKQVDGGSLSMDLIHHQSSEDEFNPLHVEQRREMYESLTSAFEKRNESNLGLESTYKNGVHSEECKPMLISSHLKPETQIQTTRETTNPSNEQNSQDRFLNKMKTELDFKPASLKTSEEKDDILSPPMWGHRVSTSITNYEPKVGLTTFKVVPPKPEKTYFDRGNSFSTGAIKIDDLGNLMTPNADKKNTSEFSSNENEEPHIGRVKAFWRANSMGNQSDKSIEINSNKSIAIVSSKPFNLKPESTPFSVTDSKPIPSQTDTVHESEKIKPSVLATQSQVQTSASPTVNKGKTEFPFRKPYKRTSSHYVASAIAKRLDPLMCKTDLLEKHDKRVTNHVENCIKTEEPLPRGCITIAKTNPRTMKPAEMKDTLSDVFTCSHKAANSRLTLGDNSPVENKAVNIRSLNHTTPIGFYKQSTSIPLTKSSSKDNNAAEGDHSLTCKENIVNKNTQPLSDPKCEKMGHTNSSSVTSPDLPTSTTSSSSLLKPTNWHPANTPTKSLKALSEYNITPVNNHINSQREEKPDVPLISSVNKSDDTVQTHTFGPKKKFKPVVQKPAPKDTSLHSTLMEAIQTAGGKEKLRKTSDSLINGSQKNSYAEPENERSDLLAAIRSHNGTSALKKISSSASEELQSFRKVELSLQNKETSQREQLRIPPPPVLPPPPPPSNHKSVTAPLFPVTATSNTEEAREALLEAIRSGAGAARLKKVPLLV
- the COBL gene encoding protein cordon-bleu isoform X1, translated to METLAQSGANKPPSGRKMKARAPPPPSQPPTASQIQSEQKSLSELGVIPDQSLVTMKENMINKTVTFTVFLPSGMEQKNSVPGSKAMMDLLVDLCSQYHLNPAHHTLELKSCGMQTLSYKPNTLVGALDVQRILLKEKVPEGKTKRPPPRIPEKSVRLVVNYLKTHKAVVRVSPEVPLHSIIPAICEKCEVSPEHVVLLRDSISGEELELTKSLDELGIKELYAWDRKRVLPSKTQSEPSLSYRETSQNSSVSTEATEKEKRGFLGFFKVTKRSSKTEERLRMDGDCGDEDGFSSAAASEKSLDGFATAPNSPSSNSRSVPLGPSLSLGNISRVTTSQEIKKRRAPPPPVATPHLQIIETTEVAKTAMEIPHRASQNDLQKKKRRAPPPPTPPVPAIPNRTEEREDKRKSTMGNGRQVPQKPPRGNTRGPPQLVIPPPPPYPPPDTDSMDPTDYYSEAPDVTASTNPVPKQILQLTHNNIYVVDDVVLELSEVEETTSVSSCFASEDTTEDSGVVSSPSDIVSLDSQNDTIKLKDKSVSSQEDSTGVDVTYATDLCSVRNTSCDSHDSGNAHHSGRDEETTAAKNKNEELFIAARLQQTLAELDDNLEAMEGIHNEADNDSSSFHTDELSSPHFSDPETIQDTAFDVPVTIIDEILDMNTVGPTEEEENVLTSSSALGIISADSINSGNFTNNNSAGSFHKKQVDGGSLSMDLIHHQSSEDEFNPLHVEQRREMYESLTSAFEKRNESNLGLESTYKNGVHSEECKPMLISSHLKPETQIQTTRETTNPSNEQNSQDRFLNKMKTELDFKPASLKTSEEKDDILSPPMWGHRVSTSITNYEPKVGLTTFKVVPPKPEKTYFDRGNSFSTGAIKIDDLGNLMTPNADKKNTSEFSSNENEEPHIGRVKAFWRANSMGNQSDKSIEINSNKSIAIVSSKPFNLKPESTPFSVTDSKPIPSQTDTVHESEKIKPSVLATQSQVQTSASPTVNKGKTEFPFRKPYKRTSSHYVASAIAKRLDPLMCKTDLLEKHDKRVTNHVENCIKTEEPLPRGCITIAKTNPRTMKPAEMKDTLSDVFTCSHKAANSRLTLGDNSPVENKAVNIRSLNHTTPIGFYKQSTSIPLTKSSSKDNNAAEGDHSLTCKENIVNKNTQPLSDPKCEKMGHTNSSSVTSPDLPTSTTSSSSLLKPTNWHPANTPTKSLKALSEYNITPVNNHINSQREEKPDVPLISSVNKSDDTVQTHTFGPKKKFKPVVQKPAPKDTSLHSTLMEAIQTAGGKEKLRKTSDSLINGSQKNSYAEPENERSDLLAAIRSHNGTSALKKISSSASEELQSFRKVELSLQNKETSQREQLRIPPPPVLPPPPPPSNHKSVTAPLFPVTATSNTEEAREALLEAIRSGAGAARLKKVPLLV
- the COBL gene encoding protein cordon-bleu isoform X3; protein product: METLAQSGANKPPSGRKMKARAPPPPSQPPTASQIQSEQKSLSELGVIPDQSLVTMKENMINKTVTFTVFLPSGMEQKNSVPGSKAMMDLLVDLCSQYHLNPAHHTLELKSCGMQTLSYKPNTLVGALDVQRILLKEKVPEGKTKRPPPRIPEKSVRLVVNYLKTHKAVVRVSPEVPLHSIIPAICEKCEVSPEHVVLLRDSISGEELELTKSLDELGIKELYAWDRKRETSQNSSVSTEATEKEKRGFLGFFKVTKRSSKGFATAPNSPSSNSRSVPLGPSLSLGNISRVTTSQEIKKRRAPPPPVATPHLQIIETTEVAKTAMEIPHRASQNDLQKKKRRAPPPPTPPVPAIPNRTEEREDKRKSTMGNGRQVPQKPPRGNTRGPPQLVIPPPPPYPPPDTDSMDPTDYYSEAPDVTASTNPVPKQILQLTHNNIYVVDDVVLELSEVEETTSVSSCFASEDTTEDSGVVSSPSDIVSLDSQNDTIKLKDKSVSSQEDSTGVDVTYATDLCSVRNTSCDSHDSGNAHHSGRDEETTAAKNKNEELFIAARLQQTLAELDDNLEAMEGIHNEADNDSSSFHTDELSSPHFSDPETIQDTAFDVPVTIIDEILDMNTVGPTEEEENVLTSSSALGIISADSINSGNFTNNNSAGSFHKKQVDGGSLSMDLIHHQSSEDEFNPLHVEQRREMYESLTSAFEKRNESNLGLESTYKNGVHSEECKPMLISSHLKPETQIQTTRETTNPSNEQNSQDRFLNKMKTELDFKPASLKTSEEKDDILSPPMWGHRVSTSITNYEPKVGLTTFKVVPPKPEKTYFDRGNSFSTGAIKIDDLGNLMTPNADKKNTSEFSSNENEEPHIGRVKAFWRANSMGNQSDKSIEINSNKSIAIVSSKPFNLKPESTPFSVTDSKPIPSQTDTVHESEKIKPSVLATQSQVQTSASPTVNKGKTEFPFRKPYKRTSSHYVASAIAKRLDPLMCKTDLLEKHDKRVTNHVENCIKTEEPLPRGCITIAKTNPRTMKPAEMKDTLSDVFTCSHKAANSRLTLGDNSPVENKAVNIRSLNHTTPIGFYKQSTSIPLTKSSSKDNNAAEGDHSLTCKENIVNKNTQPLSDPKCEKMGHTNSSSVTSPDLPTSTTSSSSLLKPTNWHPANTPTKSLKALSEYNITPVNNHINSQREEKPDVPLISSVNKSDDTVQTHTFGPKKKFKPVVQKPAPKDTSLHSTLMEAIQTAGGKEKLRKTSDSLINGSQKNSYAEPENERSDLLAAIRSHNGTSALKKISSSASEELQSFRKVELSLQNKETSQREQLRIPPPPVLPPPPPPSNHKSVTAPLFPVTATSNTEEAREALLEAIRSGAGAARLKKISSWCPVKEVFAVWEGFPV
- the COBL gene encoding protein cordon-bleu isoform X2 translates to METLAQSGANKPPSGRKMKARAPPPPSQPPTASQIQSEQKSLSELGVIPDQSLVTMKENMINKTVTFTVFLPSGMEQKNSVPGSKAMMDLLVDLCSQYHLNPAHHTLELKSCGMQTLSYKPNTLVGALDVQRILLKEKVPEGKTKRPPPRIPEKSVRLVVNYLKTHKAVVRVSPEVPLHSIIPAICEKCEVSPEHVVLLRDSISGEELELTKSLDELGIKELYAWDRKRETSQNSSVSTEATEKEKRGFLGFFKVTKRSSKTEERLRMDGDCGDEDGFSSAAASEKSLDGFATAPNSPSSNSRSVPLGPSLSLGNISRVTTSQEIKKRRAPPPPVATPHLQIIETTEVAKTAMEIPHRASQNDLQKKKRRAPPPPTPPVPAIPNRTEEREDKRKSTMGNGRQVPQKPPRGNTRGPPQLVIPPPPPYPPPDTDSMDPTDYYSEAPDVTASTNPVPKQILQLTHNNIYVVDDVVLELSEVEETTSVSSCFASEDTTEDSGVVSSPSDIVSLDSQNDTIKLKDKSVSSQEDSTGVDVTYATDLCSVRNTSCDSHDSGNAHHSGRDEETTAAKNKNEELFIAARLQQTLAELDDNLEAMEGIHNEADNDSSSFHTDELSSPHFSDPETIQDTAFDVPVTIIDEILDMNTVGPTEEEENVLTSSSALGIISADSINSGNFTNNNSAGSFHKKQVDGGSLSMDLIHHQSSEDEFNPLHVEQRREMYESLTSAFEKRNESNLGLESTYKNGVHSEECKPMLISSHLKPETQIQTTRETTNPSNEQNSQDRFLNKMKTELDFKPASLKTSEEKDDILSPPMWGHRVSTSITNYEPKVGLTTFKVVPPKPEKTYFDRGNSFSTGAIKIDDLGNLMTPNADKKNTSEFSSNENEEPHIGRVKAFWRANSMGNQSDKSIEINSNKSIAIVSSKPFNLKPESTPFSVTDSKPIPSQTDTVHESEKIKPSVLATQSQVQTSASPTVNKGKTEFPFRKPYKRTSSHYVASAIAKRLDPLMCKTDLLEKHDKRVTNHVENCIKTEEPLPRGCITIAKTNPRTMKPAEMKDTLSDVFTCSHKAANSRLTLGDNSPVENKAVNIRSLNHTTPIGFYKQSTSIPLTKSSSKDNNAAEGDHSLTCKENIVNKNTQPLSDPKCEKMGHTNSSSVTSPDLPTSTTSSSSLLKPTNWHPANTPTKSLKALSEYNITPVNNHINSQREEKPDVPLISSVNKSDDTVQTHTFGPKKKFKPVVQKPAPKDTSLHSTLMEAIQTAGGKEKLRKTSDSLINGSQKNSYAEPENERSDLLAAIRSHNGTSALKKISSSASEELQSFRKVELSLQNKETSQREQLRIPPPPVLPPPPPPSNHKSVTAPLFPVTATSNTEEAREALLEAIRSGAGAARLKKISSWCPVKEVFAVWEGFPV